A genomic region of uncultured Paludibaculum sp. contains the following coding sequences:
- a CDS encoding pseudouridine synthase: MRHRKPEYRKPEKKPLAPPARKKQSTLKTLDRVLSKAGICSRTEAKDWIVRGRVKVNGKPIKDPDHWVAIDHDQILLDGRPLRAEKRLHLLLYKPKGFLTTYKDPDGRPTVYNLLTDLDQWVFPVGRLDQDTSGLLVLTNDTDFAEYLTNPDHHVPKTYLVKSSTLLTDEQLDQLRNGLELKDGPTRPAKVKRVRDSETRTFFEITITEGRNRQVRRMVEALESKVLKLVRVAIGPVRIMDLNIGSWRHLTPDEIRQLRKAGGGRTERPPNKGEARERPPLDAPEE, from the coding sequence TTGAGGCATCGTAAGCCGGAATACCGTAAACCCGAGAAGAAACCGCTCGCTCCACCCGCCCGGAAGAAGCAGTCCACGCTGAAAACCCTCGACCGGGTTCTGTCCAAGGCAGGCATCTGTTCACGCACGGAAGCGAAGGATTGGATCGTCCGCGGGCGGGTCAAAGTCAACGGCAAGCCCATCAAGGATCCTGACCACTGGGTCGCCATCGACCACGACCAGATCCTGCTCGACGGCCGCCCCCTGCGCGCAGAGAAACGGCTCCACCTTCTCCTCTACAAGCCCAAGGGCTTCCTCACCACCTATAAGGACCCCGACGGCCGCCCCACCGTCTACAACCTGTTGACCGACCTCGACCAATGGGTCTTCCCCGTTGGCCGTCTCGACCAGGACACCTCGGGCCTACTCGTCCTCACCAACGACACCGACTTCGCCGAGTACCTCACCAACCCCGACCACCACGTCCCCAAGACCTACCTCGTCAAATCCTCCACCCTGCTGACCGACGAGCAGCTCGACCAGTTGCGCAACGGCCTCGAACTCAAGGACGGCCCCACGCGCCCCGCCAAGGTGAAACGCGTGCGCGACTCGGAAACCCGCACGTTCTTTGAGATCACCATCACCGAGGGCCGCAATCGCCAGGTACGCCGCATGGTGGAAGCGCTCGAAAGCAAGGTTCTGAAGCTGGTGCGCGTGGCCATCGGCCCGGTGCGCATCATGGACCTCAACATTGGCAGTTGGCGTCACCTCACGCCCGACGAGATCCGCCAGCTCCGCAAGGCCGGCGGAGGCCGTACCGAGCGCCCGCCCAACAAAGGCGAGGCCCGCGAGCGGCCACCCCTCGATGCACCCGAGGAATAG
- a CDS encoding c-type cytochrome, whose protein sequence is MRLLLFLMTAGALWAQSADPAHGKAAFVSNCAFCHGVTGEGGRGPNLTTAQSVHGRDDTSLRRVITKGVPGSQMPAFGSFEEPDLADLVQYVKSLSNRAGGGQTIPGDPAHGAALYRDNKCSMCHRIGNEGSVFGPDLSRVGAGRSAAYLRESLNKPSADILPEYQGVVVTTRDGVRASGIRINEDTFTVQLRDLTQKFRLFQKDEVQSVQDPPRSLMPPYILAPKDMDDLVAYLASLQGGPAGTQTRQAEGIR, encoded by the coding sequence ATGCGTCTACTGTTGTTCTTAATGACCGCCGGAGCGCTGTGGGCGCAATCCGCCGACCCCGCCCATGGCAAAGCCGCGTTCGTCTCGAACTGCGCCTTCTGCCACGGTGTCACCGGCGAGGGCGGGCGCGGCCCCAATCTCACCACCGCCCAGTCCGTCCACGGCCGTGACGACACCAGCCTGCGCCGAGTCATCACCAAGGGCGTACCCGGCTCTCAGATGCCAGCCTTCGGCAGCTTTGAGGAGCCCGACCTCGCCGATCTCGTCCAATACGTCAAATCTCTCTCCAACCGCGCCGGCGGCGGCCAGACCATCCCCGGCGACCCCGCGCATGGAGCCGCTCTCTACCGCGACAACAAGTGCTCCATGTGCCACCGCATCGGCAACGAAGGCAGTGTCTTCGGCCCCGACCTCAGCCGTGTCGGCGCCGGCCGTTCCGCCGCCTATCTCCGCGAATCCCTCAACAAGCCCTCAGCCGATATCCTGCCCGAGTACCAGGGCGTCGTCGTCACCACGCGCGATGGTGTCCGGGCGTCCGGCATCCGCATCAACGAGGACACGTTCACCGTGCAGCTCCGCGACCTCACACAGAAGTTCCGTCTCTTCCAGAAGGATGAAGTCCAATCGGTGCAGGACCCGCCCCGCTCTCTCATGCCGCCCTACATCCTGGCGCCGAAAGACATGGACGACCTGGTCGCCTACCTCGCCTCCCTCCAGGGCGGCCCCGCCGGCACGCAGACCAGGCAAGCCGAGGGGATCCGATGA
- a CDS encoding PQQ-dependent dehydrogenase, methanol/ethanol family, which translates to MKPIFPALLLAATALAQNSPYPVDVPADRIVKALDEPQNWLTYFGDYKGVRHRALNQVNTANVKNLRVDWIFQIPTTGRFETVPLVVDGVMFFTAQNGHAFSVDARSGRQLWHYQYKPKEGSADGLNRGLAILNDKLYMGTVDGHLVCLDSKNGQLLWTAEVASAKAGYSITLAPLAVKDKIIVGVGGGEFGIRGFIDAYDAKSGQRAWRLYTIPEKGEPGGDTWQADSWKRGGAPTWMTGTYDPELDTVYWGVGNPGPDLYGKDRLGDNLYSCSVVAIDPNTGKMKWHYQFSPHDTHDWDANETPMLLDLPWKGQMRKLLVQANRNAFFYVLDRTTGEFLMAKSYARQTWLKEFDAKGRPIPLPNTEPSEQGTRLCPGLAGGANWMAPSYNPDLQLFYVPYREQCDIYFSTPPKFVEGKAYWGTATRGVSDEKEWGVVKALDPLTGESKWEFKFYHAGWGGTMSTTGGLVFVGDADGYLVALDAKSGQLLWKLQTGAEIATAPITYMVNNKQYVTIAAGAALITLSLP; encoded by the coding sequence ATGAAACCCATCTTCCCCGCCCTCCTCCTCGCGGCCACGGCGCTTGCCCAAAACTCCCCTTACCCCGTCGATGTCCCCGCCGACCGCATCGTCAAGGCGCTCGACGAGCCACAGAACTGGCTCACCTACTTCGGCGACTACAAGGGCGTCCGCCATCGCGCCCTGAACCAGGTCAACACGGCCAATGTGAAGAACCTGCGCGTCGACTGGATCTTCCAGATCCCCACCACCGGCCGCTTCGAGACCGTGCCCCTGGTCGTCGACGGGGTCATGTTCTTCACGGCCCAGAATGGCCATGCATTCTCCGTCGACGCGCGCAGCGGCCGCCAGCTTTGGCACTACCAATACAAGCCCAAGGAAGGCTCGGCCGACGGTCTGAATCGCGGTCTGGCAATCCTCAACGACAAGCTCTACATGGGCACCGTCGACGGCCATCTGGTCTGCCTCGACAGCAAGAACGGTCAGCTCCTCTGGACCGCAGAAGTCGCATCCGCCAAAGCAGGCTACAGCATCACGCTCGCGCCCCTGGCCGTGAAAGACAAGATCATCGTCGGAGTGGGCGGCGGCGAGTTCGGCATCCGCGGCTTCATCGACGCCTACGACGCCAAGTCCGGCCAGCGCGCCTGGCGTCTCTACACGATCCCCGAAAAAGGCGAACCCGGCGGCGACACCTGGCAAGCCGATTCCTGGAAGCGCGGCGGCGCCCCCACCTGGATGACCGGCACCTACGACCCCGAACTCGACACCGTCTACTGGGGTGTCGGCAACCCCGGCCCCGACCTCTACGGCAAGGATCGTCTCGGCGACAACTTATACTCGTGCTCCGTTGTAGCCATCGATCCCAATACGGGCAAAATGAAGTGGCACTACCAGTTCTCCCCGCACGACACCCACGACTGGGACGCCAACGAAACCCCGATGCTGCTAGACCTCCCCTGGAAGGGCCAGATGCGCAAGCTCCTGGTGCAGGCCAATCGCAACGCGTTTTTCTATGTGCTCGACCGCACCACCGGCGAATTCCTGATGGCAAAATCCTACGCCCGCCAGACCTGGCTGAAGGAGTTCGACGCCAAGGGCCGCCCCATCCCGCTCCCCAACACCGAGCCCAGCGAGCAAGGCACCCGTCTCTGCCCCGGCCTGGCCGGAGGAGCCAACTGGATGGCGCCCTCCTACAACCCCGACCTGCAGCTCTTCTACGTGCCCTACCGCGAGCAATGCGACATCTACTTCAGCACGCCACCGAAGTTCGTGGAAGGCAAAGCCTACTGGGGCACGGCGACGAGAGGAGTGAGCGACGAGAAAGAATGGGGCGTAGTCAAGGCGCTGGATCCCCTAACCGGCGAAAGCAAGTGGGAGTTCAAGTTCTACCACGCCGGCTGGGGCGGCACGATGTCGACCACGGGAGGCCTGGTATTCGTGGGAGACGCCGACGGCTACCTGGTAGCCCTGGACGCAAAATCCGGCCAGTTGCTGTGGAAACTCCAGACGGGCGCGGAAATCGCCACTGCCCCGATCACGTACATGGTGAACAACAAGCAGTATGTGACGATAGCCGCCGGAGCCGCGCTGATCACGCTGAGCCTGCCGTAG
- a CDS encoding YciI family protein, whose protein sequence is MLYRRIALAVLSLGLGLSASGQPSFSSAHPGRVYQVVFLKRNPARTTLSKEEGERIQAAHMANIHAMADRGVLVSAGPFDDKPSVISGVFFFNTSTREEARKIAEADPTVVEHRNTVEAFSWHGPAGLGEEYKRLHKENPATPEDMGVHPFVILRRAGKELDKAAMAKHSAYWAGLRASGKVLAAGAVDGDASAVGLVIFDRIADAEAAKLAAEDPAVIGGLLTLEAHRWWSAAHVFPK, encoded by the coding sequence ATGCTTTACCGCCGCATCGCTCTCGCCGTGCTGTCGCTGGGGCTCGGCCTGTCCGCTTCCGGCCAGCCGAGTTTTTCCTCTGCCCACCCTGGCCGGGTGTATCAGGTTGTCTTCCTGAAGAGGAATCCCGCCCGGACGACATTGAGCAAAGAAGAGGGTGAGCGGATCCAGGCCGCCCACATGGCTAATATTCATGCCATGGCCGACCGGGGTGTGCTCGTGTCGGCAGGTCCGTTCGACGATAAGCCTTCCGTGATCAGCGGCGTGTTCTTCTTCAATACTTCGACGAGGGAGGAGGCCAGGAAGATCGCGGAGGCGGATCCGACCGTGGTGGAGCATCGCAATACTGTGGAGGCGTTTTCGTGGCATGGTCCGGCGGGTCTGGGCGAGGAGTACAAGCGGCTGCACAAGGAGAATCCGGCGACTCCGGAGGACATGGGCGTCCATCCGTTTGTGATTCTGCGACGGGCCGGGAAAGAGCTGGACAAGGCGGCGATGGCGAAGCACTCGGCCTATTGGGCTGGGCTGCGGGCCTCCGGGAAGGTGCTGGCTGCTGGCGCCGTGGATGGGGATGCTTCCGCGGTGGGGCTGGTGATCTTCGATCGGATCGCGGATGCCGAGGCGGCGAAACTGGCGGCGGAGGATCCGGCGGTGATTGGCGGCTTGCTGACGCTGGAGGCGCACCGCTGGTGGTCGGCGGCGCATGTGTTTCCGAAGTGA
- a CDS encoding BlaI/MecI/CopY family transcriptional regulator, with protein sequence MPRPSSSRPTDSELEILGVLWDKGAATVREVHEELSLRKPTGYTTVLKFMQIMTDKGLLTRREQHRVHVYESAVPREATQSELVRDLAQRAFGGSALELAMRALESNRATPGELDQIRRLLDQAEKGRR encoded by the coding sequence ATGCCACGACCCAGCAGCTCCCGCCCCACGGACTCCGAACTCGAAATACTCGGCGTCCTCTGGGACAAAGGTGCCGCCACTGTTCGCGAAGTCCACGAAGAGCTCTCTCTCCGGAAACCAACGGGCTACACCACCGTATTGAAGTTCATGCAGATCATGACGGACAAAGGACTGCTCACCCGCCGCGAACAGCACCGTGTCCACGTCTACGAATCGGCCGTCCCCCGCGAAGCCACCCAGAGCGAACTCGTCCGCGACCTCGCCCAGCGCGCCTTTGGCGGCTCGGCCCTGGAACTCGCCATGCGCGCCCTCGAAAGCAACCGCGCAACCCCTGGCGAGCTGGATCAGATCCGCCGTCTGCTCGATCAAGCTGAGAAAGGAAGGCGCTGA
- a CDS encoding M56 family metallopeptidase, whose protein sequence is MLNTLAWTLIHFLWQGTLLALLFALAQRLLATSSARARYAAAAAAMLAMPLCGLATFLYLTPSAVAPSSIPPASSVAAALAPTLHTARAFAASSRDYLPWLAYAWMAGVLLLSLRMLGQWTILQRYRRIAIRPVEQQWQRSVHMLAERLRLRRPIRLYESAIADVPAVVGWLRPVILIPVSALTQLTPGQVEALLAHELAHILRHDYLINLLQTSVETLFFYHPAVWWVGRCMRQEREHCCDDIAVQVCGDPVVYARALADLEQLRFQMPALAMAASGGSLLKRIERLILPQPARTAPAALWLTACGLFAVTLVVWAAPSLRVSASVLPFAAQAAQPAPKPTAQLAPKTSPSPRPSQANGETFLDNLERAGVKDLTVDQMVAFKIHGVTGDFIQSIRAEGFKPDSDQLVALRIHGVTPEFIHEIKGLGWSPSLDQLVAFKIHGVDSASIAAMKQLGYQLDPDNAVAMKIHGLTPEVARALNGLGYGKASFDELISMRIHGIDPEFAASWKQAGVKDLDIEKLIALRIHNATTAEVKAIEALGYRDLDADKVIELRIFGVTPDFIREAQKRGFKDLDLDRIIKLKQFGLLDRK, encoded by the coding sequence ATGTTGAACACACTGGCCTGGACCCTCATCCACTTCCTCTGGCAAGGAACTCTGCTCGCGCTCCTCTTCGCCCTGGCGCAGCGCCTCCTCGCCACATCGTCCGCCCGGGCGCGCTATGCCGCCGCCGCGGCCGCCATGCTGGCCATGCCACTCTGCGGGCTCGCGACCTTCCTTTACCTGACGCCCTCCGCCGTAGCGCCATCTTCCATCCCCCCGGCGAGCTCCGTCGCGGCGGCCCTCGCGCCGACGCTGCACACGGCCCGCGCCTTCGCCGCCTCCAGCCGCGACTACCTCCCCTGGCTCGCCTACGCCTGGATGGCCGGAGTCCTCCTCCTCAGCCTCCGCATGTTGGGCCAGTGGACCATCCTCCAGCGCTACCGCCGCATCGCCATCCGGCCCGTCGAGCAACAGTGGCAGCGCAGCGTTCACATGCTGGCCGAACGTCTCCGCCTGCGCCGCCCCATCCGTCTCTATGAATCGGCCATCGCCGACGTGCCCGCCGTCGTCGGCTGGCTCCGTCCGGTGATCCTGATCCCGGTCAGCGCACTCACTCAGTTGACGCCAGGCCAGGTGGAAGCCCTGCTCGCCCACGAGCTCGCTCACATCCTCCGCCACGACTACCTCATCAACCTGCTCCAGACCTCTGTCGAAACCCTGTTCTTCTACCACCCCGCCGTCTGGTGGGTGGGCCGTTGCATGCGTCAGGAACGCGAGCACTGCTGCGACGACATCGCCGTGCAGGTCTGCGGAGATCCGGTCGTCTACGCCCGAGCCTTGGCCGATCTCGAACAGCTCCGCTTTCAGATGCCCGCACTAGCCATGGCGGCCAGCGGCGGCTCGCTTCTCAAGCGCATTGAGCGCCTCATCCTGCCTCAGCCCGCCCGCACGGCACCCGCCGCGTTGTGGCTCACCGCCTGCGGACTCTTCGCGGTGACACTGGTCGTCTGGGCCGCGCCCTCCCTGCGCGTCTCTGCGAGTGTCCTGCCCTTCGCGGCGCAGGCCGCCCAACCCGCGCCCAAACCCACCGCACAGCTGGCCCCCAAAACCAGCCCTTCGCCCAGGCCGTCTCAAGCGAACGGCGAGACCTTCCTCGACAACCTCGAACGCGCGGGCGTCAAGGATCTCACCGTCGATCAGATGGTCGCCTTCAAGATCCACGGGGTCACAGGGGACTTCATCCAGTCCATCCGGGCCGAAGGCTTCAAACCGGACTCCGACCAGCTCGTCGCCCTGCGCATTCACGGCGTCACACCTGAGTTCATTCACGAGATCAAGGGTCTTGGCTGGTCTCCGTCGCTGGATCAATTGGTTGCCTTCAAGATCCATGGCGTCGATTCCGCCAGCATCGCGGCGATGAAACAGCTCGGCTACCAGCTCGATCCCGACAACGCCGTTGCCATGAAGATTCACGGCCTCACGCCGGAAGTGGCCCGCGCCCTGAATGGTCTGGGCTACGGCAAGGCGTCCTTCGACGAGTTGATCTCCATGCGCATCCACGGCATCGATCCGGAATTTGCCGCCTCCTGGAAGCAGGCCGGCGTCAAGGATCTAGACATTGAAAAGCTCATCGCGCTACGTATCCACAACGCCACAACCGCTGAGGTGAAGGCAATCGAAGCACTCGGCTATCGCGATCTGGATGCCGACAAGGTCATCGAGTTGCGAATCTTCGGCGTCACCCCGGATTTCATCCGCGAGGCGCAGAAGCGCGGCTTCAAGGATCTTGACCTCGACCGCATCATCAAGCTCAAGCAGTTCGGCCTGCTCGACAGGAAATAG
- a CDS encoding alpha/beta hydrolase family protein: MRIANTRPLVFRVSFLALTILAGCVRRGVEPADHPRLAAGTVVRDVSFSSRALGREMTYRVILPAAVSTKRQLATVYLLHGGGGHYRDWSNYTEVAQFARSGFVLVMPEGDYSYYTNAVNPPGNRYEDYIVDDLIADVEARFPVVRARSRRAIVGVSMGGFGAVKIALDHPERVAFTAALSPAIDAARRPFSLRRVKQYRAMEGIFGPWGSTQRMERDPFRAASSALAGATPFLYLSCGEEDGLLPSNRSFVAALQTKGLQHEFHVVPGGHDWVHWARQVQAVFAALAAHVQTGDNGPAGSSN, from the coding sequence GTGCGAATTGCCAATACGCGACCGTTGGTATTCCGCGTTTCGTTTTTGGCGCTGACCATCCTGGCCGGCTGCGTGCGGCGCGGTGTGGAGCCCGCCGACCATCCTCGTCTGGCCGCAGGGACGGTCGTTCGCGATGTGAGTTTCTCCAGCCGGGCGCTGGGACGCGAAATGACCTATCGCGTCATTCTGCCCGCGGCGGTTTCCACAAAACGGCAGCTTGCGACGGTTTACCTGCTACACGGCGGGGGCGGACACTATCGTGACTGGTCCAACTACACAGAGGTTGCGCAGTTCGCCCGCTCCGGATTCGTTCTGGTGATGCCGGAAGGCGACTATTCGTATTACACAAACGCCGTGAATCCGCCGGGCAATCGGTATGAGGACTACATCGTGGACGATCTGATCGCCGATGTCGAAGCGAGATTCCCGGTGGTCCGGGCGCGATCCCGGCGGGCCATCGTGGGCGTGTCGATGGGTGGTTTTGGCGCGGTGAAGATCGCGCTGGACCATCCGGAGCGAGTTGCCTTCACCGCCGCACTGAGTCCGGCGATCGACGCGGCCCGCCGCCCGTTCTCCCTGCGGCGGGTAAAGCAGTATCGCGCGATGGAAGGGATCTTCGGCCCCTGGGGCAGCACCCAGCGCATGGAGCGCGATCCCTTTCGCGCGGCCTCGTCTGCTCTCGCCGGCGCCACTCCGTTCCTCTACCTATCGTGCGGCGAAGAAGACGGGCTGCTGCCCTCGAACCGAAGTTTCGTCGCCGCATTGCAAACGAAGGGCCTGCAGCATGAGTTCCACGTGGTTCCCGGCGGACACGACTGGGTGCATTGGGCGCGCCAGGTGCAGGCCGTGTTTGCGGCACTGGCCGCGCACGTTCAGACCGGCGACAATGGTCCGGCTGGCTCTTCCAACTGA
- a CDS encoding TetR family transcriptional regulator: MLKAAAMTHETEENLDPRIRRTRKMLQTALDKLLQKKEFEQISVQDIAEEAELNRATFYDHYGDKYSLLECMVGGRFMELLAERQVRFDHTCSAALRSMVLAVSDYLRQLQGTDRRPLEPHMELAIIAVVRRILLDGLKKHPPASEASSEMIAASVSWALYGAVKEWMQAPDRGKPEELADTVSILVTPMLRMIYDPEPRD, from the coding sequence ATGCTGAAGGCGGCTGCCATGACGCACGAAACCGAAGAGAACCTGGATCCGCGGATTCGCCGAACCCGCAAGATGCTGCAAACAGCACTGGACAAGCTGCTGCAAAAGAAGGAGTTTGAGCAGATCTCCGTGCAGGATATCGCGGAAGAGGCGGAGCTGAACCGGGCTACTTTCTACGACCACTACGGAGACAAGTACTCCCTGCTGGAGTGCATGGTGGGCGGCCGGTTCATGGAGTTGCTGGCCGAGCGCCAGGTTCGATTCGACCACACCTGTTCGGCGGCGCTGCGGTCCATGGTCCTGGCGGTGTCGGACTATTTGCGACAACTGCAGGGGACTGACCGGAGGCCACTGGAGCCGCACATGGAGCTGGCGATCATCGCCGTGGTTCGTCGCATCCTATTGGATGGGCTGAAGAAACATCCTCCGGCCAGTGAGGCCTCCAGCGAGATGATCGCGGCCTCGGTGAGTTGGGCGCTCTACGGGGCGGTCAAGGAGTGGATGCAGGCGCCAGACCGCGGGAAGCCCGAGGAGTTGGCGGATACGGTGTCGATTCTGGTGACACCGATGCTGCGCATGATCTACGATCCGGAGCCGCGGGATTGA
- a CDS encoding PadR family transcriptional regulator, with translation MPTPASILPGTLDLLVLKAVSLGPQHGYGILLRIEQTSGGNLLIEQGALYPALYRLETKGLIQSEWGQSDNNRRAKFYTLTTAGEAQLREELTAWDRLVEGMNLALAAKAGGQ, from the coding sequence ATGCCAACCCCCGCCTCCATCCTGCCAGGCACACTAGACCTGCTCGTCCTGAAGGCCGTATCCCTCGGCCCGCAGCATGGCTACGGTATCCTGCTCAGAATCGAGCAGACCTCCGGTGGCAACCTGCTCATTGAGCAGGGCGCCCTGTATCCGGCGCTCTACCGTCTGGAAACCAAAGGGCTGATTCAGTCGGAGTGGGGTCAGTCGGACAACAACCGCCGCGCCAAGTTCTATACCCTCACCACAGCGGGCGAAGCCCAACTCCGTGAAGAGCTTACGGCCTGGGACCGACTGGTGGAAGGCATGAACCTGGCCCTCGCCGCCAAAGCGGGCGGCCAGTGA
- a CDS encoding ABC transporter permease yields the protein MISTNWFLRLLRRRSIEADMQEELEFHREARVAHLVAQGAPQAEAERQARLEFGATGHYQEECRAALGYRLLDELRSDIRYTARGVRRSPGFFAASIGILALAIGANSVLFTLFNSFVVKPLAVPGAERHFDLNGRNAEAQRISSWTVPEMRLLAGGASSQVESLYSYSTFQVLMVKPVQRQVLVSTVSADYFQVLGANARLGRTFGINEDRQPLVVLSDSGWRKLFAADPNVVGHTLRVLSTAFTIAGVMAPEFTGTEPVVPEFWTSAGSFLLLRPREPGSPEPRFDVSGFLRPGVSLSQAQSALLSVASHLDRPEEERIASLELQPRVSLFPQNEDVSTASGLVFGAFLMVLLIACANLANLHLARAASRTQEIAMRLSLGASRWRIVRQLLTESACIGFLGALAALGLAAFGIRQVQDYLFSSMMGVGIALLPVTLDWRVFLYTAVLGILAGIAFGLLPAVEATAPSLTASARREFGRLRPRRMRSLLIGGQVAASLVLLILAGVLVRNIRQLDSVDPGYDLDHVMDLRADQPSPALLDRLARLDAIAGISAVSRVPLYGRLDLHAGLVDGKAVSLAYNQVDHRYFETLAVPVLKGRTFTRNETETRARVAVISSATAKKLWPDVPSALGKSVELVAERGDDPRTPGRYEVIGVVPNLVSGWLFEGSDPSAVYLPAAMGAPGVSSIMVRATGNPVAAATALRTACAESAQTPVGCEPVGLRQIASLQRFPFQAAAAVAGVLGLLALLLTGVGLYGVVNYAVLQRRKEFGIHVALGAAPWQVMSRMLSEAGRCIAGGLLAGLPVCLILSKLGASSVFAIRTFDPWAYAVVPVLLTAISLLACVGPARRAARLDPMRSLREE from the coding sequence GTGATCAGCACGAACTGGTTCCTACGCCTCCTCCGCCGCCGTTCGATCGAGGCGGACATGCAGGAGGAACTCGAGTTCCATCGTGAAGCCCGCGTCGCCCACCTCGTCGCCCAGGGTGCGCCCCAGGCGGAAGCCGAACGCCAGGCCCGCCTCGAGTTCGGGGCCACCGGCCATTACCAGGAAGAGTGCCGCGCCGCCCTCGGCTACCGCCTGCTGGACGAACTGCGGTCGGACATCCGCTACACCGCCCGCGGCGTCCGCCGAAGCCCCGGGTTCTTTGCCGCGTCCATCGGAATTCTGGCTTTGGCCATCGGAGCGAACAGCGTCCTGTTCACCCTGTTCAACAGTTTCGTCGTGAAGCCGCTCGCCGTCCCAGGCGCGGAACGCCACTTCGACCTGAACGGCCGCAACGCCGAGGCCCAGCGGATTTCGAGTTGGACGGTCCCGGAGATGCGCCTGCTCGCCGGCGGCGCGTCCAGCCAAGTCGAATCGCTCTACTCGTACAGTACCTTTCAGGTCTTAATGGTGAAGCCGGTCCAGCGCCAGGTGCTGGTCTCCACCGTTTCGGCAGACTACTTCCAGGTCCTCGGCGCCAATGCCCGGCTGGGCCGGACCTTTGGAATCAATGAAGACCGGCAACCGCTGGTGGTCCTCAGCGACTCCGGCTGGCGCAAGCTTTTCGCCGCCGATCCGAACGTGGTTGGCCACACCCTCCGCGTCCTCTCCACGGCATTTACGATTGCTGGGGTCATGGCGCCGGAGTTCACTGGCACCGAACCCGTCGTGCCCGAATTCTGGACCTCTGCCGGAAGTTTCCTGCTTCTGCGCCCGCGCGAACCCGGCTCACCGGAACCTCGTTTCGACGTCTCCGGCTTCCTGCGACCAGGCGTCTCCCTGTCCCAGGCGCAGTCCGCATTGTTGAGTGTCGCTTCTCACCTGGACCGGCCCGAAGAAGAACGCATCGCCAGCCTGGAACTCCAGCCTCGCGTTTCGTTGTTTCCGCAGAACGAGGATGTGTCCACGGCCTCGGGCCTGGTCTTCGGAGCCTTCTTGATGGTGCTGCTCATCGCCTGTGCGAACCTGGCCAACCTGCACCTGGCCCGCGCCGCCTCCCGCACCCAAGAGATCGCCATGCGCCTGTCTCTGGGTGCGTCCCGCTGGCGCATCGTCCGCCAGTTGCTCACCGAGAGCGCCTGCATCGGCTTTCTAGGGGCGCTGGCTGCCCTTGGCCTGGCGGCGTTCGGAATCCGCCAGGTGCAGGACTATCTCTTTTCCAGCATGATGGGCGTCGGCATCGCCCTGCTGCCGGTGACGCTCGACTGGCGAGTATTCCTCTACACGGCCGTTCTGGGCATCCTGGCTGGCATTGCCTTTGGGCTGCTGCCCGCGGTCGAAGCGACGGCACCCAGCCTCACCGCCTCGGCCAGGCGGGAGTTCGGGCGGCTGCGCCCGCGCCGCATGCGGAGCCTGCTCATCGGCGGGCAGGTCGCTGCCAGTCTGGTGTTGCTGATCCTGGCCGGCGTTCTGGTCCGCAATATCCGCCAACTGGATTCGGTCGATCCCGGCTACGACCTCGACCATGTCATGGATCTCAGGGCCGATCAGCCCTCGCCGGCATTGCTCGATCGCCTAGCCCGGCTCGATGCCATAGCGGGCATCTCCGCCGTCAGCCGAGTTCCGCTCTATGGACGGCTGGATCTGCACGCGGGGCTCGTCGATGGCAAAGCGGTTTCGCTCGCCTACAACCAGGTAGACCACCGCTACTTCGAGACACTGGCCGTGCCCGTACTCAAAGGTCGCACCTTCACCAGAAACGAGACGGAGACCCGCGCCCGGGTAGCGGTAATCAGCTCCGCCACGGCCAAGAAGCTATGGCCCGACGTCCCCTCCGCACTGGGCAAGAGTGTGGAGCTCGTGGCCGAGCGCGGCGATGATCCGCGCACACCGGGCCGCTACGAAGTTATCGGCGTGGTGCCCAACCTGGTCAGCGGCTGGCTCTTTGAAGGCTCGGACCCCTCGGCGGTCTACCTGCCCGCGGCCATGGGAGCTCCGGGCGTCTCCTCCATTATGGTGCGCGCGACAGGCAATCCGGTCGCCGCGGCCACCGCTCTACGCACGGCCTGCGCCGAAAGCGCGCAGACACCGGTGGGCTGCGAACCGGTCGGCCTGCGCCAGATTGCCTCGCTGCAGAGGTTTCCCTTCCAGGCGGCCGCGGCCGTGGCCGGCGTGTTGGGGCTGCTGGCTCTGCTGCTGACCGGGGTCGGTTTATACGGCGTTGTGAACTATGCGGTTCTACAGCGCCGCAAGGAGTTCGGCATCCATGTGGCACTGGGCGCCGCGCCCTGGCAGGTGATGAGCCGCATGCTCTCCGAAGCCGGCCGCTGCATCGCGGGCGGGCTGCTGGCCGGGCTGCCCGTCTGCCTGATCCTCTCGAAGCTGGGTGCCTCGTCGGTCTTCGCGATCAGGACGTTCGACCCGTGGGCCTATGCGGTGGTACCGGTCCTGCTCACGGCCATCTCGCTGCTGGCCTGCGTCGGCCCAGCCCGGCGCGCGGCCCGCCTGGATCCCATGCGGTCGCTGCGCGAGGAGTAA